A region from the Caldicellulosiruptor naganoensis genome encodes:
- a CDS encoding YdcF family protein gives MKQILKSLGILIGGIIIAFTILELIIIFFGVNSKPKKSDAIIVLGCAVYGDFPSPFFKARLDEALRLYNKGYGRYIIVSGGKGLGENISEAEAGKEYLSARGVPSEFILIENKSFSTYENLLFSKKLMNKYSLKSAVIVSNKFHLKRASIIAKKVGIKASFSGVYVGQYLYEEVHGFLREVPAVLYTYFIYLRQ, from the coding sequence ATGAAACAAATTCTTAAGTCCTTAGGGATTTTGATTGGAGGTATAATTATAGCATTTACGATATTAGAGCTTATAATTATCTTTTTTGGTGTAAATAGCAAACCTAAAAAATCTGATGCTATTATTGTATTGGGCTGTGCTGTATATGGAGACTTTCCAAGTCCTTTTTTTAAAGCAAGACTGGATGAAGCTCTAAGACTTTACAACAAAGGATATGGTCGGTACATAATAGTCTCTGGTGGGAAAGGACTGGGAGAGAATATTTCGGAAGCAGAGGCAGGTAAAGAATATCTTAGTGCAAGGGGAGTGCCATCTGAGTTTATTCTCATTGAAAATAAATCTTTCTCTACTTATGAGAATTTGTTATTTTCTAAAAAACTTATGAATAAATACTCTCTAAAAAGTGCAGTGATTGTATCAAATAAATTTCACTTAAAAAGAGCAAGTATAATTGCCAAAAAAGTTGGAATAAAAGCAAGTTTTTCTGGGGTTTATGTAGGTCAATATCTTTATGAAGAAGTCCATGGCTTTTTGCGAGAAGTGCCAGCGGTTTTGTATACATACTTCATATACTTAAGGCAATGA
- the truA gene encoding tRNA pseudouridine(38-40) synthase TruA, with protein sequence MRNILLTIEYDGTNYFGWQKQPNKKTVQGVIEDAIKKITGEDVNLVGSGRTDRGVHALGQKANFKTESKIPTEKFPLALNSVLPNDISIKDAAEISLDFSARYSAKQKTYKYLIYNHKTRPAILRNYVYHFPYELDIASMQKSCEYFIGEYDFSSFCSSGSETNSKVRRIFNCYLTSENDCIAIYISANGFLYNMARIIAGTILDVGVGKIKPTDIPLIIESRDRTKAGKTLPPWGLYLVDVVY encoded by the coding sequence TTGAGAAACATTCTTCTAACAATTGAATATGATGGAACAAACTATTTTGGTTGGCAAAAGCAGCCAAACAAAAAAACAGTCCAAGGTGTTATTGAAGATGCAATAAAAAAAATTACAGGTGAAGATGTAAATCTTGTTGGGTCAGGTCGTACAGATAGAGGAGTACATGCTTTGGGGCAAAAGGCAAATTTCAAAACAGAAAGCAAAATTCCAACAGAAAAGTTTCCACTTGCTCTTAATTCAGTCCTTCCAAATGATATCTCAATAAAAGATGCTGCTGAGATTTCACTTGATTTTTCAGCACGCTACAGTGCCAAGCAAAAGACGTACAAATATTTGATTTACAACCACAAAACAAGACCTGCTATTTTACGAAATTATGTTTATCACTTTCCATATGAGCTTGATATAGCTTCGATGCAAAAATCTTGTGAGTATTTCATTGGAGAATATGACTTTAGCAGCTTTTGCTCAAGTGGCAGTGAAACAAATTCAAAGGTACGTCGCATTTTTAACTGCTATTTAACATCCGAAAATGACTGTATTGCAATATACATCTCTGCCAATGGATTTCTCTACAATATGGCAAGAATAATAGCAGGAACAATCTTAGATGTAGGTGTGGGGAAAATAAAACCAACTGATATTCCTCTCATAATAGAGAGCAGAGACAGAACCAAAGCTGGCAAAACTCTTCCACCATGGGGACTCTATCTTGTGGATGTTGTTTACTAA